A genomic region of Glycine max cultivar Williams 82 chromosome 15, Glycine_max_v4.0, whole genome shotgun sequence contains the following coding sequences:
- the LOC100306392 gene encoding 50S ribosomal protein L7/L12-like, whose product MRFMPLSRLIFRLPRHYTHGPLQSRALQTDSVLKDPQAKPIKYKIPQFYDPYGPRPPPSEKIVQLAEQIEALSEEERGQIMPTLSERLKLPKLQPISTDGMDMGTEGGGAAGLKVEEKKAEKTAFDVKLEKFDAAAKIKVIKEVRAFTNLGLKEAKDLVEKVPVVLKQGVTKEEANEIIEKIKAAGGVAVME is encoded by the coding sequence ATGAGATTTATGCCCCTTTCCAGATTAATTTTCCGTCTCCCTCGTCATTATACACATGGGCCTTTGCAATCTCGTGCCTTACAGACTGATTCTGTTCTTAAAGATCCTCAGGCTAAGCCAATAAAGTACAAAATTCCTCAATTCTATGATCCCTATGGCCCCAGACCTCCACCCTCAGAAAAAATCGTTCAGCTTGCAGAACAAATTGAAGCACTATCAGAAGAAGAACGTGGTCAAATTATGCCCACTTTGTCAGAAAGATTAAAGCTTCCAAAGTTGCAGCCAATTTCCACAGATGGCATGGACATGGGTACAGAAGGTGGTGGTGCTGCTGGACTGAAGGTTGAGGAGAAAAAGGCAGAGAAAACAGCTTTTGATGTGAAGTTGGAGAAATTTGATGCTGCTGCAAAGATCAAGGTGATTAAGGAGGTAAGAGCATTTACCAACCTAGGATTGAAAGAGGCCAAAGATCTTGTTGAAAAGGTTCCAGTTGTGCTAAAACAAGGAGTCACAAAAGAGGAGGCAAatgaaataatagaaaaaataaaagctgCTGGAGGAGTTGCAGTCATGGAGTAG
- the LOC100803182 gene encoding probable folate-biopterin transporter 7, with product MVASDGGGGGKLTKKVLGLGYWVQGFRCFPWLVVSFYLKDGLNVDPSILQILQSSANLPMVGKPLYGLVSDSVYISGQHRVPYIALGAFLQALSWLVIAISPSNMSIFTISIYLLLSNLGASIAEVANDAIVAEMAKQTPSSTKHPHPSSSGNLQSFVWIASSAGGVLGNLLGGIFIGRFSPQSMFLYFGLLLALQFFITISVRESSLGLPKSPSGGIRKQLSQLLVALRKPEISYSISWFTASYAIIPALTGTMFFYQTQYLKIDSSVLGISKVFGQATMLLWGIIYNQYFKSVPPRKLISAIQAMMAFLMISDFLFVRGFYRQMGVPDSLYVVIFSGFLEVLFFFKILPFSVLIAQMCPPGCEGSIMAFLMSCVALALIVSGYLGVALASCIKVTASDFSGLPLGLLIQATCTLLPTFWSSCIPDKVETKAKRKD from the exons ATGGTGGCATCAGACGGTGGCGGTGGTGGGAAATTGACGAAGAAAGTTCTGGGTTTGGGGTATTGGGTGCAAGGATTCAGGTGTTTTCCATGGTTGGTAGTGAGTTTCTACCTCAAAGATGGTCTCAATGTGGACCCTTCcattcttcaaattcttcagaGTTCCGCTAATCTTCCAATGGTTGGGAAGCCCCTCTATGGCCTCGTTTCAGACTCTGTCTACATCTCTGGCCAGCACCGAGTTCCCTACATCGCCCTTGGAG CTTTCTTGCAGGCACTGTCATGGCTGGTCATAGCAATCTCTCCATCAAACATGTCTATTTTCACTATCTCCATATACCTCCTTCTTAGTAACCTAGGTGCTTCTATAGCTGAGGTTGCAAATGATGCCATTGTTGCAGAGATGGCTAAACAGACTCCTTCCTCAACCAAGCACCCCCATCCATCCTCCTCAGGCAACCTCCAATCATTTGTTTGGATAGCTTCCTCTGCAGGAGGAGTCCTTGGAAACCTTCTTGGTGGCATTTTTATTGGCCGGTTCTCCCCACAAtccatgtttttatattttggccTTCTCCTTGCCCTCCAATTTTTTATAACCATCTCAGTTCGTGAGAGTTCTCTTGGGCTCCCAAAGAGTCCATCTGGTGGAATAAGGAAACAGCTTTCACAGCTATTGGTTGCTCTAAGAAAGCCTGAAATCTCATATTCAATATCATGGTTTACAGCATCTTACGCCATTATTCCTGCACTTACTGGGACCATGTTCTTTTACCAGACACAGTATTTGAAAATAGACTCATCAGTATTGGGTATCTCCAAGGTGTTTGGCCAGGCAACAATGCTCTTATGGGGCATCATATATAATCAATACTTCAAATCTGTCCCACCAAGGAAACTGATATCAGCCATTCAAGCAATGATGGCATTCTTAATGATTTCAGATTTCTTGTTCGTGCGAGGTTTTTATCGACAAATGGGTGTGCCGGACTCGCTCTATGTTGTGATTTTCTCAGGATTCTTGGaggttctatttttctttaagatTCTGCCATTCAGTGTCCTAATAGCACAGATGTGTCCACCAGGATGTGAAGGTTCTATAATGGCATTTCTTATGTCTTGTGTAGCCCTGGCATTAATTGTGAGTGGATACCTTGGTGTTGCACTTGCATCATGTATTAAGGTAACAGCAAGTGACTTTTCAGGACTTCCACTTGGACTTCTGATACAAGCTACATGCACTCTCTTGCCAACTTTTTGGTCATCATGCATACCTGATAAGGTAGAAACAAAAGCCAAGAGGAAAGACTAA